In Stieleria varia, one genomic interval encodes:
- a CDS encoding DUF1501 domain-containing protein codes for MATSWRNCEGIARRDCLRLGLGGLISGGLTGALRARAHANDSFTQVPSEREADACILVWLDGGPSHYETFDPKPDAPVEIRGSFPPIRTQTSGVYFSQPMQKLAAMSDDLAIVRSIRHDQGNHGAGNHYMMTGAPPRIPVGCGAFVSFHPSLGSVAAQQIGAPHGIPAYFSLPSMSRSGGPNFLGSQYAPFVVPDDPNSSSFRVRDVTIPTGLTADRFGSRQDIRQRIDTMMRLNDPAVADPVVAMDRFYQQSLQIISSPQAQAAFDIHQESNEVREAYGRNSFGQRALLARRLVGAGVPFVTLYHGGWDHHVSIFEELEKKLPPFEATVAALIADLKQTGMLERTLVVVLGEFGRTPKINERGGRDHWSNAMSVMFAGGGVRGGQIVGATDKQGYSAVERVLSPENFVSTIYRKLGIDPGQTMHTPEGRPVHLVSDATPIMELMA; via the coding sequence ATGGCAACGAGCTGGCGTAATTGTGAAGGGATCGCGAGACGCGATTGTCTGCGTCTGGGACTGGGCGGCCTGATCTCCGGCGGCTTGACAGGCGCGCTGAGAGCGCGTGCTCACGCGAACGATTCATTCACGCAGGTCCCCTCTGAGCGTGAAGCCGACGCGTGTATCTTGGTTTGGTTGGACGGCGGCCCCAGTCACTACGAAACGTTTGACCCCAAACCCGATGCGCCGGTCGAGATCCGCGGCTCCTTTCCACCGATTCGGACTCAGACCAGCGGCGTGTATTTTTCGCAGCCGATGCAAAAGCTCGCGGCGATGTCCGACGACTTGGCCATCGTACGTTCGATCCGCCACGACCAGGGAAACCACGGTGCCGGTAACCACTACATGATGACCGGTGCTCCGCCAAGGATACCGGTCGGATGCGGTGCCTTTGTCAGTTTTCACCCCAGCTTGGGTAGCGTCGCGGCGCAACAAATTGGCGCTCCCCACGGGATACCGGCCTATTTTTCTTTGCCGAGCATGTCCCGCTCCGGTGGCCCCAATTTCTTGGGCAGCCAGTACGCGCCCTTTGTCGTGCCGGATGATCCCAACAGCAGCAGCTTTCGCGTCCGCGACGTGACGATCCCGACCGGACTGACGGCGGACCGCTTTGGATCTCGGCAAGACATTCGCCAACGTATCGACACGATGATGCGTTTGAACGATCCGGCAGTTGCCGACCCCGTTGTCGCAATGGATCGTTTCTACCAGCAAAGTCTGCAGATCATCAGCAGCCCGCAAGCACAAGCCGCATTCGACATTCATCAAGAATCCAACGAGGTCCGCGAAGCCTACGGCCGAAACTCGTTCGGTCAACGCGCTTTGTTGGCTCGCCGATTGGTCGGAGCAGGGGTTCCGTTTGTCACGCTGTATCATGGCGGTTGGGACCATCACGTGTCGATTTTCGAGGAGCTGGAAAAGAAGCTGCCGCCGTTCGAAGCCACCGTGGCGGCGTTGATCGCGGATCTCAAGCAAACTGGGATGCTGGAACGAACTTTGGTCGTCGTCTTGGGCGAGTTCGGCCGCACGCCAAAGATCAACGAGCGAGGTGGCCGCGATCATTGGTCCAATGCGATGAGCGTGATGTTCGCCGGCGGTGGTGTTCGCGGTGGACAAATTGTCGGCGCGACCGACAAACAAGGCTACAGCGCGGTTGAACGCGTTTTATCACCGGAGAACTTTGTCTCAACCATTTATCGCAAATTGGGAATCGATCCCGGACAGACGATGCACACGCCCGAAGGCAGACCGGTTCACTTGGTCAGCGACGCCACGCCGATCATGGAGTTGATGGCATAG
- a CDS encoding DUF1549 and DUF1553 domain-containing protein gives MCSQPPASPRWPTWSTRGPILACWFLAINFATWCCSSSHGAEPGSVSLASAIHQPISFQLDIQPILTARGCNAGACHGKQRGQNGFQLSLLGFDSEFDHNAIVRSSRGRRLSLTAPHESLLLQKATATVPHGGGVKIEPGSSDHLTLLRWIEQGAKRSVPNEPVLESVVLGNDEFVMSSGQTAELSLTATYSDGSQRTVTSQATYLSNDPAVVSVDAAGRMLAGSLPGETAIMARYMNHICVANAQIPREQEIPASVFHDLPRNGFIDELVFAKLQSLRIKPSEPAEEWVFLRRVFTDLIGRLPRPEEAREFLESADPGKREHLVDWLLSQREYADHWANQWADLLRPNPYRVGIKAVLNYDNWIRQQFRENLSHDEFARRLVTARGSTWRNGAVTLYRDRRSPDEMATLVSQLLLGVRLECAKCHHHPFESYSQADFYQFAAFFGKVAHRGTGLSPPISGGEEIIWTSESGTVKHPVSGEIMTPTPLFGSVDLSQHDDPRVALAQWMTTDNPLFAKVHVNRLWAHMMGRGLVEPVDDLRSTNPPSNPQLLDALADHFREIGYDQKQMLRTIALSNVYALSSIPNETNSSDRLNHSRHYRQRLRAEILSDAISDITLTPTSFTAMPTQSKANQIWTTRVDSVFLDTFGRPNENQDPPCERIPDTSVTQTLHLMNSRELSGRITNDDGRVAQLASSDRSATEIIDELYLAVYSRYPSEGERQYAESLIATAGENRRGAIEDLMWAMLNTPEFSIQN, from the coding sequence ATGTGCAGTCAACCTCCCGCCTCTCCAAGATGGCCAACATGGTCCACCCGCGGGCCGATTCTTGCATGTTGGTTTCTAGCGATCAACTTCGCCACGTGGTGCTGTTCCTCATCGCATGGTGCGGAGCCCGGCAGCGTTTCCCTCGCATCCGCGATCCATCAGCCGATCAGCTTTCAGCTCGATATCCAACCGATCCTGACCGCGCGAGGATGCAATGCGGGTGCCTGTCATGGAAAGCAGCGTGGGCAAAACGGGTTTCAACTTTCGCTACTCGGCTTTGACTCCGAGTTTGATCACAACGCGATCGTTCGCAGTTCACGCGGGCGGCGTCTTTCGTTGACCGCGCCTCATGAAAGCTTATTGCTGCAGAAAGCTACCGCGACTGTGCCACATGGTGGAGGCGTGAAGATCGAACCAGGCTCATCCGATCATCTGACGTTGCTGCGTTGGATCGAGCAAGGTGCCAAGCGAAGTGTGCCCAACGAGCCCGTCTTGGAATCTGTCGTCCTTGGCAACGACGAGTTCGTGATGTCCAGCGGTCAAACCGCCGAGCTGTCTCTGACGGCAACGTACAGCGATGGATCACAGCGGACGGTGACATCTCAGGCGACGTACTTGTCGAACGATCCCGCCGTGGTGTCGGTCGATGCGGCAGGACGAATGCTGGCAGGTTCGTTACCCGGCGAGACTGCGATCATGGCGCGATACATGAACCACATCTGTGTGGCAAATGCTCAGATTCCACGTGAACAAGAAATCCCCGCGAGCGTCTTTCACGATCTGCCACGCAACGGGTTCATCGACGAACTGGTGTTTGCAAAACTACAGAGTCTGCGGATCAAACCCTCCGAGCCGGCCGAGGAGTGGGTGTTCTTGCGCAGAGTGTTTACTGATTTGATCGGGCGTCTGCCGCGTCCGGAGGAAGCCCGCGAGTTTCTTGAGTCCGCCGACCCTGGTAAGCGAGAACACTTGGTCGATTGGCTGCTGTCTCAACGAGAGTACGCAGACCATTGGGCAAATCAATGGGCAGATCTGCTGAGGCCGAATCCCTATCGAGTTGGCATCAAAGCCGTCTTGAACTACGACAACTGGATCCGACAGCAGTTTCGCGAAAACCTATCGCATGATGAGTTCGCTCGGCGGCTCGTTACCGCCAGAGGCAGCACTTGGCGAAACGGTGCCGTGACGTTGTACCGAGACCGTCGAAGTCCCGATGAGATGGCGACCTTGGTCAGTCAGTTGCTACTGGGGGTGAGATTGGAATGTGCCAAGTGCCATCACCATCCGTTCGAAAGCTACAGTCAAGCGGACTTTTATCAGTTCGCCGCGTTCTTTGGCAAAGTCGCCCATCGCGGTACCGGACTGTCGCCGCCAATCTCGGGCGGAGAAGAGATCATCTGGACTTCCGAATCCGGCACCGTGAAACATCCCGTATCGGGTGAGATCATGACGCCGACGCCTTTGTTCGGTTCCGTGGATCTTTCGCAACACGATGACCCTCGTGTCGCTCTGGCACAATGGATGACAACGGACAATCCGCTGTTTGCGAAAGTACACGTGAACCGATTGTGGGCACACATGATGGGACGCGGCTTGGTCGAGCCGGTGGATGATTTGCGAAGCACGAATCCGCCAAGCAATCCACAACTGCTGGATGCTCTTGCGGATCACTTCCGCGAGATCGGTTACGATCAAAAACAGATGCTGCGTACCATCGCACTTTCCAACGTCTATGCACTGTCGTCGATTCCCAATGAAACAAACTCGTCGGACCGGCTGAATCATTCCCGTCATTATCGACAGCGGTTGCGTGCCGAGATTCTTTCGGACGCGATTTCCGACATCACGCTGACACCAACGTCGTTCACGGCGATGCCCACGCAATCAAAGGCGAATCAAATTTGGACGACGCGTGTGGATTCTGTTTTCCTGGACACATTTGGTCGCCCCAATGAAAACCAGGACCCACCCTGTGAACGTATTCCCGATACCTCCGTGACTCAAACGCTGCACTTGATGAATTCTCGCGAGTTGAGCGGACGGATCACCAACGATGATGGACGAGTGGCGCAGCTTGCGTCGAGTGACCGATCAGCGACCGAGATCATTGACGAACTTTACTTGGCCGTCTATTCACGCTACCCCAGCGAGGGCGAGCGACAGTATGCGGAATCCTTGATCGCAACGGCGGGGGAAAACCGACGCGGAGCGATCGAGGACTTGATGTGGGCAATGCTCAATACACCTGAATTTTCCATTCAAAACTAG